From the Leifsonia sp. AG29 genome, one window contains:
- a CDS encoding O-antigen ligase family protein translates to MITPRTPSPVTVDAARATTGTGTSVFASLVLFTLFAGDFFRDLISWPGYFVVAGVLAVGTVVLLVRSRPSLRWRTTPKTLVAFLALAVVSVAWSAYPGASALGVLAQLATTAGGLFLALCLSWSSLLTALSNAFRWILGLSLLFELVVALFVRHPVLPVTPAIPMSPGKHPAAFYWSRDLLFHGGPIQGIVGNSNILAMIALLSLIVFGVQLADRVFRRGSVIVWLVVAAVTLALTRSSTVIVALLVTGAVLGFALWTRRAGPARRRPVYATAAALLVAVIVLVSLFASRIPALFGKSEDLTGRLDIWQKVIGLAQERPVFGWGWVSYWAPWVEPFQHLAERGGVVYLQAHNAWLDVWLQLGVVGVVVFGLLVLGTLWRSWFGAVDRPRFGIDDERPFTALTLLPLLLLAALLAQSLAESRILIEGGWALLVVLAVKTKRGPA, encoded by the coding sequence GTGATCACGCCCCGCACGCCGTCGCCCGTCACCGTCGACGCCGCGCGGGCGACCACCGGCACGGGCACCTCGGTGTTCGCCTCCCTCGTGCTGTTCACGCTGTTCGCCGGCGACTTCTTCCGCGACCTGATCAGCTGGCCCGGGTACTTCGTCGTCGCCGGGGTGCTCGCCGTGGGGACCGTCGTGCTGCTCGTCCGCTCGCGCCCCTCCCTGCGCTGGCGCACCACGCCCAAGACGCTCGTCGCGTTCCTGGCACTCGCGGTCGTCTCGGTCGCCTGGTCGGCCTATCCCGGCGCCTCCGCGCTCGGTGTGCTGGCCCAGCTCGCCACGACGGCCGGCGGCCTGTTCCTCGCCCTGTGCCTGAGCTGGTCGTCCCTTCTCACAGCGCTGTCCAACGCCTTCCGCTGGATCCTGGGCCTCTCCCTCCTGTTCGAGCTCGTCGTGGCGCTGTTCGTGCGGCACCCGGTGCTCCCGGTCACACCGGCGATCCCCATGTCCCCGGGCAAGCACCCGGCGGCTTTCTACTGGAGCCGCGACCTGCTCTTCCACGGAGGTCCGATCCAGGGCATCGTCGGGAACAGCAACATCCTGGCCATGATCGCGCTGCTCTCCTTGATCGTGTTCGGCGTGCAACTGGCCGATCGGGTGTTCCGCCGGGGGTCGGTGATCGTGTGGCTCGTGGTTGCGGCTGTCACGCTGGCACTGACGCGTTCCTCCACCGTGATCGTCGCGCTGCTCGTCACGGGAGCGGTGCTCGGGTTCGCGCTCTGGACCCGGCGCGCCGGCCCCGCGCGGAGACGGCCGGTCTATGCGACGGCGGCGGCTCTGCTCGTCGCGGTGATCGTGCTCGTCTCCCTTTTCGCGTCGCGCATCCCGGCCCTGTTCGGGAAGAGCGAGGACCTCACCGGACGCCTCGACATCTGGCAGAAGGTGATCGGCCTCGCGCAGGAGCGGCCCGTGTTCGGCTGGGGCTGGGTCAGCTACTGGGCGCCCTGGGTCGAGCCGTTCCAGCACCTGGCCGAACGCGGCGGAGTCGTGTACCTGCAGGCGCACAACGCGTGGCTGGACGTCTGGCTGCAGCTCGGCGTCGTGGGCGTCGTCGTGTTCGGCCTCCTCGTGCTCGGGACCCTGTGGCGGTCGTGGTTCGGAGCCGTAGACCGGCCGCGGTTCGGCATCGACGACGAGCGCCCGTTCACGGCCCTGACGCTCCTGCCGCTGCTCCTCCTGGCCGCGCTGCTCGCCCAGAGCCTCGCCGAGAGCCGCATCTTGATCGAGGGCGGCTGGGCGCTCCTCGTCGTGCTCGCCGTGAAGACCAAGAGGGGCCCTGCGTAG